In the Peptococcaceae bacterium genome, CGCCTGCCTGGAGGGAGATGAAGCCGCCCGCATGTTCATTGAAGCGGGGGAAGATGTGATTCATCATGGGCACGGAATAAGCCCCGACAAAGCTCAACTCATGGCTGAAAATGGGGTGGCCCTGGCGGTGACGCCTCATGCCGGGACAAGCAAAAAGCCGACCTCGCCGCAGGAAGTCTACGAGTTTTACAAAAAAGGGGTCAAGATAGCTGTGAAGTGTTGGTCTCAAAAAAATAAACAGGGCCAGGACCGCCCTGTTGTGGAATGAAAAAACCCATTGGAATCACTTGCAGGAGGAGTTTTGTTTCCGGCAAGTGATTTTTTTGTGGTAAATTGACAAAAAACATTTATTTTATGAAGGAATTATCAAACCACATATAGAAATAAAATATATGATATATTTTAAAGCGGAGGGGGACAACCCCTTTGACTTCAGTCATGTTGACAAGCGGGTGAGGAAAGTTGTTGAAGGGTATTCCCTGCATGATCATGCGCGGGGGAACAAGCAAGGGTCTTTTTTTCGCCGAGAAGGACCTGCCCCCGCCCGGCCCGGAGAGGGACCGGATGCTTTTGCGGGTGATGGGCAGCCCGGACGGCAGGCAGATTGACGGCCTGGGCGGCGCCGCGTCTGTCACCAGCAAGGTCGCAATCATCGCTCCTTCCGCGGCGGAAAACGCCGACGTAAACTACACGTTTGCCCAGGTGGCGGTGGACAAGGCGGTGGTCGATTACAAGGGCAACTGCGGCAATATCTCTTCGGCAGTCGGGCCTTACGCCATTGAGGCCGGTCTGGTAACGATCAGCGAACCGCGCACCGTGGTGAGGATCCTGAACACCAACACCAACAAGATCATCCATGCCGAAGTCCAGGTCAGAAGCGGGCAGGTTCTCTACGAGGGGGAATACAGGATCGACGGGGTGCCGGGAAGCGCGGCTCCCGTCAAACTCACGTTCTTTGACCCGGCCGGGTCCGTGACGGGTAAACTCCTGCCCACCGGAAACGCCGTTGACGTGCTCCGGGTGCCTGGAAGCGGGGAGATCGAGGTTTCCATAGTCGACGCGGCCAACCCGCTCGTCTTCGCCAGGGTGGAGGACGCCGGGCTTACTGGGTTGGAGCTTCCCGCGGAAATAGACTCATCGGAGGAAATCTTGCGGCGGATGGAGGCGATCCGGGCGGCTGCGGCCGTAAAGCTGGGCTTTGTCGCCAACGCGGAGGAAGCGGCCTTAAAATCGCCCGCCGTGCCGAAGATGACCCTGGTGACCCGGGCGAAGGCTTACGTCACCACGGAAGGGCGCCTGGTAAAGGAAGAGGAGATTGACCTCGTGGGGCGGATGATGTCCATGCAAAAAGCCCACAGGACCTACGCCCTGACGGGCGCGTTGTGCACCGCAGCGGCGGCGGCGGTCGAAGGGACGCTGGTTCAGGGACTGGTCTCCTTGCGCCTTGATGAGACGAGCCTCAGGATAGGGCACCCCGGCGGGGTCATCGAAGCGGGCGTGGAAACGGAGCGGCACCCGGGCGGGACGCGGCTGATTAGCGTGAGCGCTTACAGGACGGCGAGGCTGCTTATGAAGGGGACCGCTTATTACCTATAACAAATATAACGACAGGGTGGTGCAAACAGCGTGAGCAAATTCAAATACCTGCAGGTTGAAAGCCTGCCTGAGGCGTTTTCCATCCTCGACGAGTACGGGAAGTCGGCCGCTCTGCTGGCGGGCGGGACGGACCTGCTGATCAACATCAAAGAGGGTAAGATTATGCCGCGGGCCGTTATCCCTCTGAAGAGGATCAGGGCCCTGGCAGGCAGAATCACTCCTGAGAATGAAGGGCTGACCATCGGCGCGCTGGCAACTTTGAGCGAGGTGGCGGCGAACGAGACGGTCAGGGCCCGTTACACGGCTCTGGCCGAGGCGGCAGGCAAGATCGGCTCCAGGCAGGTCAGGAACTGGGCGACGATCGGCGGCAACATCTGCAACGCCTCGCCGGCTGCCGACACGGTACCCGCCCTTTTACTATTCGACGCGGAGATAAATATAACCGGGAAGCGCGGCCAACGCGCGGTACCCGCTGCTGCTTTCTTCCTGGGTCCCGGCAAAACCGACCTTAGAGAAGGCGAGATCGTTGAGTCGATCTTCCTGCCGGCCCCACCGCCGGAGTGCGGTTCTTGCTACCTGAAGCTCGGCCGGCGGGAAGGCGTTGACCTGGCCATTGTGGGGGCCGCCGCCCTGGTAAGCAGGGCGGGAGAGGTGCGGATAGCCGTCGGCGCCGCCGGCCCCACCGCTTTCAGGGCGACCGGAGCGGAAAAGCTGCTGGCCGGGAGGGCCGGCAGCGCGGAAGCCCTGGAAAAGGCCTTGCCGGAAGTTTCCGGCCAGGCACGGCCGATCACGGACATACGCGCGAGCAGGGAATACCGCCTGGCCATGGTTGAAGTCTTGACCAGGCGGGCCCTGGAAACAGCCGGGGACAGGCTCAAACAAAAGGAGTGAAGGAAGAATGGAGAGCACAAAAGTAATGGTGGAATTCACCCTGAACGGGAAAGCGCAAAAAGTGGCCGTCAAGCCCACGCACACCCTGCTGAAGGTTCTGCGCGACACTTTCGGCTTCAAAGGCACCAAGGCGAGCTGCGAAAAAGGGGAGTGCGGCGCGTGCACCGTGCTTTTGGACGGCAGGGCGGTCAATTCATGCCTGGTCCTGGCGCCGGAAGTTGACGGCCGCAGCGTGGTGACTATCGAGGATTTGAATAAAGATAATAAACTGGACCCCATCCAGGAAGCCTTCCTGGAGGAAGGAGCGGTGCAGTGCGGGTTCTGCACCCCGGGGATGATCATGGCGGCAAAGGCCCTGCTGGATGAAAACCCGGACCCGGAGGAAAGAGAAATAAAAGAGGCCCTGGCCGGCAACCTCTGCCGCTGCACGGGCTACACCAGGATAATCGGCGCTGTTTCCAAGGCGGCCCAGAAAAGAAAAGGAGCCGGCGCCGGCGAGCGATAAACCGGCAGTTGCCGCCGTGCGGCGGCGCGGCTTAAATCTGGAGAACGGGGTGGTGTTTATGAAATACATTGGCAAAGACGTGCCGCGGGTGGACGCGGTAAAAAAGGTCACCGGCAGCTTGAGGTTTGCCGTGGACGAAGGAGTAAACGGGATGCTGCACTGCAAGATCCTGCGCTCTAAGGTTGCCAGGGCCGTGGATTTGAAAATAGACACTGGTCCGGCCCGCGAGGTCCCGGGCGTCTACGCGGTGCTGGCCGGGGAAGACCTGCCGCAGCCGGTCCCGCGTTTCGGCCCGGTTTTGGCCGACTTCCCGCTGCTGGCGGACAAGGAGATTAAGTTCCACGGCCAGCCGCTGGCAGTGGTCCTGGCGGAGGACGAAGATGTTTGCGCGGCCGCGCTCCGGCTGATCAGGGTGGAATGCCGGGAACTGCCCGCCGTGACAAGCATCGAAGAAGCTTTGAAACCAGGGGCTCCCCTGGTTAACGCCGGGTCCAATGTCTTCAGCGAGTACAATTACGGCTGGGGCGACGTGGAGGGCAGCAGGAGCGAGTGCGCCTGCGAGCTTGAAAACGAGTACACCTTTCCCATGGTCCACCATTTTGCTCTGGAACGGTACTCGTGCCTGGCAATCCCTCTGGTCGACGGCGGCGTGGAAATAAGGACGCCCATCCAGAACCCCTTTATCCTGCGCCGGGTTGTCGCCGCCTGCCTGGGCCTGGAATACTCCAAGGTTCGGGTTGTGGCCACTGATATTGGCGGCGGGTTCGGCGGGAAAGGCTACGCCAAAATAGAACCGCTGGCGGCCTACCTGGCCCTGCGGACCGGCAGGCCCGTAAAGATCCTGCTTTCCACCGAAGAAGGCTTCTTCGCGGCGCGCCGCCTTTCTTCCCGCGTCAGGCTGAGGACGGGTTTTGACCGGGATGGGAAGATCATCTACCAGGACATCCTCGCCGATTACGCGATGGGGGCTTTCGTTGACGCGGCTCCCCGCATCGTCGCCAAGGCCTCCTTCCTGGCCTGCGGTCCTTACCGGACTCCTCATGCCCGCATCAGGGCAAGGGCCATCTACACCAACACCACGCCGGCCACGGCCTTCAGGGGATTCGGCATGCCCCAGCTGACCTGGGCCCTGGAGTCGCAAATGAACGAAGCGGCCGCCAGGCTGGGTATTGATCCTCTCCGGCTCAGGTTTATTAACCTGCCGCGCAAGGGCGAGGTCCTGATCCCCGGGGACACGCCGGTGGACGGGGACTGGCACGAAGGGCTGGCCAGGGCGGCCGAACTGATCGGTTGGGACAAGAAAGAGGAAGAGAAAAAGGAAAAAAACACGGGGCTGGGGATTGCCATCGGGATTAAAAACCCCATCCCGTCGAGTGTGTCCCACGCGCTTGTCAAGCTGCACTCCGACGGCAGCGCCACGGTGGCCGTGGGCACAACGGAGATGGGCCAGGGTGCAAGGACGGTGATGGCCCAGTTTGCCGCGGAAACCCTGGGCATCCCCCTGGAACGTGTCCATGTGGTGATGGGGGATACCCTGGCCGCTCCTTTTGACCTCTCGACAGCCGCCAGCAGGTCTTCCATCACCATGGGCCATGCCGTGGTAAGGGCCTGCCGGGACATCCTGGAACAGGTGAAGGAAATGGCGGCCGGGCTCGCTTCCCAAAAACCGGAAGCCGTGGTGATCGAAGAGGGAGTGGTGAAGGCCGGCGAGGTGAAGATGACTTACGCCGAACTCCTGGCCGCCTGTTACGGGCCGGCCATGGGAGAAGTGGTCGGCCGGGGGATTTACCAGGGCAAAAAGGCGCCCGGGCACCCGCTCGGCGGGCTGACCGATTTCTGGGAAGTCGTGTTCTGCGCGGCAAAAGTCAGGGTGGACAGGGAAACCGGCAAGGTCTCCGTCCTCAAACTGGTCAATGTCAGCGACATCGGAAAAGCGGTCAACCCCCTCCAGGCCAAAGGGCAGGAAGAAGGCGGGGCCGTCATGGGGATAGGGCACACCCTGATGGAACAGATGGTCTACGATGAACACCATTTGCTGGTCAACGGGAGCGCCCTGGATTACAGGATCCCGACCGCCCTGGACATACCGGAGGAGATCAAGTGCGCGTTCGTTGAAAACCAGGACGGGCCCGGTCCTTTCGGTCTCAAGGGAATAGGCGAAAGCGGCTGTTTCGCCACCGCCCCGGCCGTTGCCGGCGCGGTGTACGAAGCCGCAGGCGCCTTGATCCGGAACCTGCCGATTACCGCCGAACGCATCTGGAGAGAAATAAAAGAAAGGTAAAAGAGAAATAAAAGAGAGTTGAACAACGGGCGCCGGGGGGCGCCCGTTTTCGCACCACTTGCCGTCTTCTCCAAAATGCTGTATCCTATTGTTTTAGGAGCGGCTTCGCCGCGATAATGCGGGCAGCATAAGCAATCAAAAGGGGCTGAGCATAAATGGGTTTGAACCTCACGCAGAAAATAATCAAAGCGCACCTGGTCGAAGGAGAGATGAAGGCGGGCCGGGAAATAGCGATAAAAATCGACCAGACGCTTACCCAGGACGCGACCGGCACGATGGCCTACCTGCAGTTTGAAGCCATCGGCATCCCGCGGGTCAAGACCGAACTGTCCGTGAGCTACGTGGACCATAACACGCTGCAGGCCGGCTTTGAGAACGCCGATGACCATAAATTCCTGCAAACCGTGGCCGCGAAGTACGGGATACATTACTCGCGGGCCGGGAACGGCATCTGTCACCAGGTGCACCTTGAAAGGTTCGGCAAGCCCGGCAAAACCCTGCTGGGTTCGGACAGCCATACCCCGACCGGCGGGGGTTTGGGCATGCTGGCCATCGGGGCGGGCGGCCTGGACGTGGCCCTGGCCATGGCCGGCCAGCCGTTTTACCTGACCATGCCGGAGGTCATAAACGTTCGGCTTACAGGCAGGCTTGCTCCCTGGGTTTCGGCCAAGGACATCATCCTGGAGCTCCTGCGCAGGCTGACGGTAAAAGGTGGGGTGGGCAAGGTTTTTGAATACGGCGGCCCGGGTGTGGCTGAGCTGACGGTCCCGGAGCGGGCCACAATCACCAATATGGGGGCCGAGTTGGGAGCGACGACCTCCATCTTTCCGAGCGACGCCCAGACCCAAAAATTCTTGAAAGTGCAGCAAAGGGCGGCGGATTTTGTAGAATTGCTGCCCGATCCTGATGCCGCATACGACGGGACCATCGAGATCGACCTGTCCCTGCTGGAGCCGCTGGCGGCGAAACCCCACAGCCCCGACAACGTGGCGGCGGTGAGGGAACTGGAAGGGCAGAAAATCGACCAGGTATTTATCGGCAGCTGTACCAATTCTTCCTACGCCGACCTGGTCAGGGTTGCCCGCATCCTGAAAGGGAAAACGGTGCACCCGGATGTAAGCCTCTGCATAGCGCCCGGCTCGCGGCAGGTTTTTTACATGCTGGCCAAGGAGGGGGTCCTGGCTTCGCTTATCGCCAGCGGCGCCAGGATCCTGGAATCGGCCTGCGGCCCCTGCATCGGCGTCGGGCAGGCTCCCGCTTCCGGGGCCGTCTCTTTGAGGACATCAAACAGGAACTTTGAAGGCCGCAGCGGCACAGCGGACGCCAGGGTTTACCTGGCCGGGGCCGAAACCTGCGCGGTGGCGGCCCTGACCGGCTGCCTCACCGACCCCAGGAAAATGGGCGACCCGCCGGGTAAAACCATGCCTGAAGAATTTACAGTCGACGACAGCATGATCATCGAGCCGCCCAGGAACGGGAGCGCGGTAGAAGTTGTCAGGGGCCCGAACATAAAGCCGCTGCCGGATTTTGACCCCCTGCCCGGTAAGATTTCGGCAGCGGTGGTGCTGAAGGTGGGAGACAACATCACCACCGACCACATCATGCCCGCCGGCGCCCAGATACTCTCGCTCAGGTCAAATATCCCCGCGATCTCCAGGTACGTTTTCAGCCGGGTCGACCCCGCGTTTTACCAGCGCGTGGTCGAAGAAAAGGGCGGGATAATCGTCGGCGGCCACAACTACGGGCAGGGTTCCAGCCGGGAACACGCGGCCCTGGCTCCCAGGTACCTGGGCATAAAAGCCGTGCTTGCCAGGTCTTTTGCCCGCATCCACCTGCAGAATTTGATTAACTTCGGCATACTGCCGCTGACTTTTGCGGATGAAGGCGACTACGAAGCCGTAAACCAGGGGGACAGGCTGGAACTCGACAACCTTTTGGAGGCGGTGCGGCGAAACGAAATAACGGCCAGGAACCTGACGCGGGGCGCTTCCTTCAGGCTGAAGCATTCCCTTACGCCCAGGCAGGTGGAGATTGTAACGGCTGGCGGGCTGTTGAAATATGCCGGCTTAAACTTGAAAAAGTGATGTGCGCTGACTGGAGGAGAAGCAAATGGGAGAGAAAATAACGGTAAACAACGGTAAACTGAATGTCCCCGACCGCCCGGTGATCGTCTATATCGAAGGCGACGGCACAGGCCCCGACATCTGGCGGGCCACCCGCCGGGTGGTGGACGCCGCCGTGGCCAAGGCTTACGGCGGCCAAAAGAGCATCGCCTGGAAGGAAGCGCTGGCCGGCGAAAAAGCCTTCCGCCTGACGGGAGACTGGCTCCCGCCGGAAACCCTGGAAACCATCCGGGAATATGCCGTGGCCATCAAGGGTCCCCTCACCACTCCGGTGGGGGAAGGTTTTCGCAGCCTGAACGTGGCCCTGCGGCAGGAGCTGGACCTGTACGCCTGCGTCAGGCCGGTCAGGTGGATCAAAGGCGTTCCCTCGCCGGTCGTGCACCCGGAGTGGGTCGATGTGGTGATCTTCCGCGAGAACACCGAGGACGTCTACGCGGGCATCGAATGGGAAAGAGACAGCGCAGAGGCCGGCAAAGTCCGCCGTTTTCTCAACGAGGAAATGAACTGCGGCATTCCCGGCGATGCCGGCATCGGCATCAAATACATGGGGCAATACGCCTCTGAGCGGATCATGCGCAAGGCGATGCGGTACGCCCTGGAGAACAACCGCCGGCGGGTGACGGTGGTCCATAAAGGCAACATCATGAAGTACACCGAGGGTTCCTTCAAGAACTGGTGCTACGGACTGGCCAAACGGGAATTCGGCGGGGTCTTCGTCACCGAGGACGAGCTGGCGGCGGCCGGTGGCCGGATCCCGGAAGGCAAGATACTGCTCAACGACAGGATTGCCGACAACATGCTCCAGCAGCTCGTCACCCGGAGCAATGAATACGAAATCCTGGTTTGCCCAAATTTGAACGGGGATTATATCTCCGACGCCGCGGCGGCGCTGGTCGGAGGCTTGGGCATGGCCCCGGGCGGGAACATTTCCGATTCCGTGGCCCTGTTTGAAGCCACCCACGGCACCGCTCCCAAGTACGCCAACCAGGACAAGGCGAACCCCAGCTCGCTGATCCTTTCGGCGGTCATGATGCTGGAGCACATCGGCTGGAAAGAGGCTGCCGCCAGGATCGAGCAGGCCCTGGAAAAGACGATCCAGGAAAGGAAGGTCACCTACGACCTGGCCAGGCAGATGAAAGAGACCAGGGAACTGACCACCTCGGAATTCGCCCGGGCTGTTATTGAAAACATGTGATTTACATACATGTATGCTTGAATACAGGAGAGACTACGTGTATAATGTATACATAATACAAAACAAGCCGGAAGAAGAGGCGAAGAATACATAATACAGGGAGAATAATTGTTGGATTGTGCTTGAAAGAGACGGCGCAGATAAAGTATAATTTTATTATTTATAACCAACGGTGAGGAGTAATGGAGGTTAGACCATGGCCCAACAAAGAAGGAAAATAGGCATCACCGACACCACCTGGCGCGATGCCCACCAGTCCCTGCTGGCTACCCGGATGAAGACTGAACACATGCTGCCCATTGCCGCTAAAATGGACGAAGTCGGCTTTCATTCCATGGAGGTATGGGGCGGCGCCACCTTTGACAGCTGCATGCGCTTTCTAAACGAAGACCCCTGGGAACGCCTGGATAAGATCAGGAAGGCCCTTAAAAAAACAAAAATCCAGATGCTGCTGCGCGGCCAAAACCTTGTCGGCTACAAGCACTATGCCGACGACGTGGTCGAAGAATTTGTCAAAAAGGCTTTCGCCCACGGGATCGACATTTTCAGGATTTTTGACGCGATGAACGATGTCCGGAATTTGCAAAAAGCCATGGAAGTGGCCAAAAAAGAGGGAGCCAGCGTGCAGGCCACCATGTGCTACACGATAAGCCCGGTCCACGACCTCGGTTATTTCATGAAAATGGCCCGCAGCCTGGTGGATATGGGGGCGGACTCTTTTTGCATCAAGGACATGGCCGGCATCCTGAAACCTTACCCGGCGGCTGAACTCGTTGCCGAACTAAAGAAGGAGTTCCCTGAAATCCCCGTGCAGGTGCATACCCACTACACGAGCGGGATGGCTTCCATGATGTACCTCAAGGCCATCGAGAGCGGCGCCGATGTCATCGACACGGCCATTTCCACCATGGCCCTGGGCACCTCGCAGCCGCCGACCGAAACGATGGTGGCGACGCTGGCCGGCACGCCGTACGACACGGGCCTGAACCTGGAAGCGCTGAGCGAGATAGCCGATTACTTCAAGGACGTGCGCAAGGAATACAAGGAATTCGACGTGTACAAGGCCGGGGTGGATACCAATGTCCTCCTCTACCAGATACCGGGCGGGATGCTGTCCAACTTCATCACCCAGCTGCAGCAGCAAAACGCCATCAACAAGCTGCCCGAGGTGCTGGCCGAAGTGCCGCGGGTGCGCGAGGACCTGGGCTACCCGCCGCTTGTCACCCCGACCAGCCAGATAGTGGGGACCCAGGCCGTCATGAACGTGCTGCTGGGGCGTTACAAGATGGTGACGAACGAGGTGCGCGCGTATGTGAAAGGCTTGTACGGGGCGACGCCCGCGCCGGTCAACGAAGAAGTGAGAAAACTTATCATCAAGGACGAAGAACCCATCACCGGCCGCCCAGCCGACTACATAGAACCGCAGCTGGAACAGGCCGGGCGCGAGATCGGCATCTACTTGCAGAAGGAAGAGGACGTCCTCTCGTACGCGCTTTTCCCGCAGGTCGCCAGGCAGTTCTTGGAAGAGCGTTACGCCGCGAAAACCAATGTGGACTACAACCTGGCCCGCGAGAACGAAGCCAGCACGGGGGCCAAGGTCTATCCCCTGTAGGGGGCTGCCTGCCGGCATATGTCTTAAGAATATGAAAACCGTTTAAGCAGGAACAATTAACGAGAAATCCAGGAATAACATCCTGGATTTTTTTGTGCGACGGACAAAAACAGGCCTCCTCGCGCGAATCATATTACGATATGGTTCGCCGCATCTCCACCAGGTCGTGGTAACAGCGAGGGCAGTACTCGCCTTTATTGCTTATAAACACGCTCTTGTCTTCCGCCCAGGCCTCCTCAATCAAATCAAGCGGCTGACCGCAGCGGATGCAGCAGTTCGTTTCCCGCATCGACCTCACCTCTTTGAATATTCTTTCCGCGGTGGCAGGAGTTATGCGGCGGGAAAAGAATTAGTAATATAAAACAATATGACGACGAAATTAAAATTGTGGCGGGATAGGTATGGGAAAACTTAGCCTGGAAAAGATCATCTCCGAAACGCTGCAGGCGATTGAAAAGGGCAAAAGCCAGATCTACGACATCGCCGAGAACACGCGCAGCGAAAGCGAGAGGGTAAAAAAAGAACTGCAGGAAATCCAGGGCCAGATCATGCTGACTATCGACCAGGTGGATAACCTGGAGCGGGTTGAAAAGGCGGCCCGTATCCGCCTGATGGAGGTCAGCCGCCATTTTGACAGGTACTCGGAAGAGGAGGTCAGGGAGGCTTACGAAAGGGCTCGCAACCTCCAGGTGGAGCTTGCCTTGCTGCGGGAACGGGAAAGCCAGCTCAAACTGCGGCGCAATGAACTGGAAAGGAGCCTGCGAAAACTCGTCAGCACGCTTGAAAAGGCCGAGGGACTGATGACCCAGGTCGGCGTGGTCCTTGACTACCTTGGAGGAAACCTGAAGGTGATTAATAACGAACTGGAGGTAGTTAACCAGAGAAGGCTCCTGGCTCCCCGGATCATTCAGGCCCAGGAAGAGGAGCGAAAAAGGGTGGCCCGTGAAATCCATGACGGGCCGGCCCAGTCCATGGCCAACGTAGTGCTGCGGACGGAGGTGTGCGAGAAACTGATGGAAACGGACCTGGCCGCGGCCAGGAAGGAGCTGCGGGAACTGCGGGAGACGGTAAAGGGAAGCCTGCAGGACGTTCGCCGCATCATTTTCGACCTGCGGCCGATGACCCTGGACGACCTCGGCCTTTTGCCGGCACTGGGCCGTTACCTGGAGACATTGAAGGAAAGACACCAGATAAACATAGAAACCAAATTCAGCGGCCAGCAGAAGCGGCTCAGTTCAACCATTGAAGTGGCTGTTTACCGGGTTGTGCAGGAGGCAGTTCAGAATTCAATAAAACATGCCCACTCTTCGAAGATAGTGGTAAAATTAGAAATGGAGCCGCAAAGCGTTATTGTCTCCATTAAGGACGATGGAATCGGCTTTCAGGCCGAGGGCTACCTGGAGTCGCCCAGGGCCGACAGCTACGGCCTGCTGGGAATGAAGGAAAGGCTGGATATCCTGGGGGGACAGCTGTCCATAAAGTCGATCCCCGGTACGGGAACTGAAATACTGGCCATTCTCCCGTTAGACTAACCAAGGAGAGAGAAAAACATGGCGGAAGAGAAAATCAGGGTTGTTATTGTCGATGATCATCCCCTGGTCAGGGAAGGGCTGCGCAAAATACTGGAGATGAGCGACGAGATCGAAGTGGTCGATGAAGCCGGCGACGGGCAGGGCGCAATCAATGTAACGCGCAAGCAAAAGCCGGATGTGATCCTGATGGACATCAACATGCCCGGCACCAACGGCATAGAGGCCACCAGAGTGATTAAACGGGAGTTCGCTTCGGTGGGTATCATCGCCCTGACCATTCATGAGGAGGAAGAGTACATCCTGGAACTGGTCAGGGCCGGTGTTTCCGGTTATGTCCTCAAGGACATCGCGCCGGCCAAACTGCTGGAAACGATCAAAACGGTGGCGGCAGGGCAGTCCGTGATCGACCCCGGCATCACCAGCAAGGTGTTCGGCGAGTTGAACCGCCTAAGCCGTTCCCGCCGCGTGAAAGAGGAATGGGAGACCCTCACCGACAGGGAAATGGATGTTCTCAAACTTATCGCCCAGGGCAGGAGCAACAAGGAAATAGCCAAGCTGCTCACCATTAGCGAGAAAACAGTGAAAAACCACATTACCAACATTTTCAGAAAGCTGCAGGTTGAAGACAGGACCCAGGCCGTCCTTTTTGCCATCAAAAACCGGATGGTGGAACTCCAGTAGGAAAAAAACGCCTGCCCCGCGCATATACTACATTACCAGCTACTGTGGGGGAAACCGGAGTGGGCGTGTTGCAGCTTGTCTTGCTTAATCTGATCATACTGGTTTACGGGGTGTACCGCGCCCGGGAGGAAATGCGGCGGCGGGATTTTCCGCCGCTGTGCATGATCCTGGGGAAAGATGAAAACGTGTATATTGAAGGCGTGGTGAGGCATACGACCGCCTGGATGAGGAGGCGCGGCGTTCCTAAACGCCTTGTTTTGTTTATCGAGGCCCCCGGCGGCGAAACAGCCGTGATTGCGCGAAAACTGGCGCAGGATTTGTCGATTATTGCCTGGGAAATGATGTTTGGGGCGGAAATCCAGGAATTTATCGGCAAGCGCGAGCCTCTCGTGAAAATCCTCGACTTGCGCGGGGTAAAGGGACAAAACAGGCCTTGCGGGCTGGTAGAAAAATGGTTGAGGGACGGTG is a window encoding:
- a CDS encoding 3-methylitaconate isomerase → MLKGIPCMIMRGGTSKGLFFAEKDLPPPGPERDRMLLRVMGSPDGRQIDGLGGAASVTSKVAIIAPSAAENADVNYTFAQVAVDKAVVDYKGNCGNISSAVGPYAIEAGLVTISEPRTVVRILNTNTNKIIHAEVQVRSGQVLYEGEYRIDGVPGSAAPVKLTFFDPAGSVTGKLLPTGNAVDVLRVPGSGEIEVSIVDAANPLVFARVEDAGLTGLELPAEIDSSEEILRRMEAIRAAAAVKLGFVANAEEAALKSPAVPKMTLVTRAKAYVTTEGRLVKEEEIDLVGRMMSMQKAHRTYALTGALCTAAAAAVEGTLVQGLVSLRLDETSLRIGHPGGVIEAGVETERHPGGTRLISVSAYRTARLLMKGTAYYL
- a CDS encoding xanthine dehydrogenase family protein subunit M — translated: MSKFKYLQVESLPEAFSILDEYGKSAALLAGGTDLLINIKEGKIMPRAVIPLKRIRALAGRITPENEGLTIGALATLSEVAANETVRARYTALAEAAGKIGSRQVRNWATIGGNICNASPAADTVPALLLFDAEINITGKRGQRAVPAAAFFLGPGKTDLREGEIVESIFLPAPPPECGSCYLKLGRREGVDLAIVGAAALVSRAGEVRIAVGAAGPTAFRATGAEKLLAGRAGSAEALEKALPEVSGQARPITDIRASREYRLAMVEVLTRRALETAGDRLKQKE
- a CDS encoding (2Fe-2S)-binding protein → MESTKVMVEFTLNGKAQKVAVKPTHTLLKVLRDTFGFKGTKASCEKGECGACTVLLDGRAVNSCLVLAPEVDGRSVVTIEDLNKDNKLDPIQEAFLEEGAVQCGFCTPGMIMAAKALLDENPDPEEREIKEALAGNLCRCTGYTRIIGAVSKAAQKRKGAGAGER
- a CDS encoding xanthine dehydrogenase family protein molybdopterin-binding subunit — encoded protein: MKYIGKDVPRVDAVKKVTGSLRFAVDEGVNGMLHCKILRSKVARAVDLKIDTGPAREVPGVYAVLAGEDLPQPVPRFGPVLADFPLLADKEIKFHGQPLAVVLAEDEDVCAAALRLIRVECRELPAVTSIEEALKPGAPLVNAGSNVFSEYNYGWGDVEGSRSECACELENEYTFPMVHHFALERYSCLAIPLVDGGVEIRTPIQNPFILRRVVAACLGLEYSKVRVVATDIGGGFGGKGYAKIEPLAAYLALRTGRPVKILLSTEEGFFAARRLSSRVRLRTGFDRDGKIIYQDILADYAMGAFVDAAPRIVAKASFLACGPYRTPHARIRARAIYTNTTPATAFRGFGMPQLTWALESQMNEAAARLGIDPLRLRFINLPRKGEVLIPGDTPVDGDWHEGLARAAELIGWDKKEEEKKEKNTGLGIAIGIKNPIPSSVSHALVKLHSDGSATVAVGTTEMGQGARTVMAQFAAETLGIPLERVHVVMGDTLAAPFDLSTAASRSSITMGHAVVRACRDILEQVKEMAAGLASQKPEAVVIEEGVVKAGEVKMTYAELLAACYGPAMGEVVGRGIYQGKKAPGHPLGGLTDFWEVVFCAAKVRVDRETGKVSVLKLVNVSDIGKAVNPLQAKGQEEGGAVMGIGHTLMEQMVYDEHHLLVNGSALDYRIPTALDIPEEIKCAFVENQDGPGPFGLKGIGESGCFATAPAVAGAVYEAAGALIRNLPITAERIWREIKER
- a CDS encoding aconitate hydratase, which produces MGLNLTQKIIKAHLVEGEMKAGREIAIKIDQTLTQDATGTMAYLQFEAIGIPRVKTELSVSYVDHNTLQAGFENADDHKFLQTVAAKYGIHYSRAGNGICHQVHLERFGKPGKTLLGSDSHTPTGGGLGMLAIGAGGLDVALAMAGQPFYLTMPEVINVRLTGRLAPWVSAKDIILELLRRLTVKGGVGKVFEYGGPGVAELTVPERATITNMGAELGATTSIFPSDAQTQKFLKVQQRAADFVELLPDPDAAYDGTIEIDLSLLEPLAAKPHSPDNVAAVRELEGQKIDQVFIGSCTNSSYADLVRVARILKGKTVHPDVSLCIAPGSRQVFYMLAKEGVLASLIASGARILESACGPCIGVGQAPASGAVSLRTSNRNFEGRSGTADARVYLAGAETCAVAALTGCLTDPRKMGDPPGKTMPEEFTVDDSMIIEPPRNGSAVEVVRGPNIKPLPDFDPLPGKISAAVVLKVGDNITTDHIMPAGAQILSLRSNIPAISRYVFSRVDPAFYQRVVEEKGGIIVGGHNYGQGSSREHAALAPRYLGIKAVLARSFARIHLQNLINFGILPLTFADEGDYEAVNQGDRLELDNLLEAVRRNEITARNLTRGASFRLKHSLTPRQVEIVTAGGLLKYAGLNLKK
- the icd gene encoding isocitrate dehydrogenase (NADP(+)), producing MGEKITVNNGKLNVPDRPVIVYIEGDGTGPDIWRATRRVVDAAVAKAYGGQKSIAWKEALAGEKAFRLTGDWLPPETLETIREYAVAIKGPLTTPVGEGFRSLNVALRQELDLYACVRPVRWIKGVPSPVVHPEWVDVVIFRENTEDVYAGIEWERDSAEAGKVRRFLNEEMNCGIPGDAGIGIKYMGQYASERIMRKAMRYALENNRRRVTVVHKGNIMKYTEGSFKNWCYGLAKREFGGVFVTEDELAAAGGRIPEGKILLNDRIADNMLQQLVTRSNEYEILVCPNLNGDYISDAAAALVGGLGMAPGGNISDSVALFEATHGTAPKYANQDKANPSSLILSAVMMLEHIGWKEAAARIEQALEKTIQERKVTYDLARQMKETRELTTSEFARAVIENM